A region from the Neurospora crassa OR74A linkage group V, whole genome shotgun sequence genome encodes:
- a CDS encoding YTP1 encodes MTLGNHPADGGGGGGCGSSSSSLSFKVPRVPSYITTTAATAVLAAAFIPMASGHDHHEDQIPEGATISVEPLDTTLWLHIFLQTFVFGILFPTGMVLGIVKSRWHVPLQVLATALALLGYALGHLHKGRQFVSNNVHASFANILFLMMLAQVVLGVYLKLHLEKGFQGRIRPFFRILHSINGKAFPLAAWVQMVFGGITALGFCQGDHLGQCLAHFIMGSAFIAYGVLLTIVLLVGQLWLRRTGRSQEFFDSAVIAAWGCVNTFTEHRWGTAWVRNDWQHTTMGVIWWAAGLAGIWLSKNRDGTPKRNFIPGFVLLMTGWAMSAHPQELMISAMTHKMFGYSLMGAGLTRIIEISFILKDKPAVSDQGYETHSFQYVPVFLLYASGFLFMSATEEQMALVAGSGIDHVAYVLIIYSMAFILFLFVNILIHLYDRGANADGLNKNTSAQHGNGAIRLNGRATSTNPVAQQQQQLRDAGEFELEGLMSDEEDDDEVAARRNLLKNEGEGLGVASPGTTAARR; translated from the exons ATGACTCTCGGCAACCACCCggccgacggcggcggcggcggcggctgcggctcttcttcttcgtcgttgtcgttcaAAGTACCTCGAGTTCCCTCCTACATCACAACAACGGCAGCTACAGCAGTCCTGGCGGCTGCATTCATCCCGATGGCGTCCGGTCACGACCACCACGAAGATCAGATCCCCGAGGGCGCGACCATCTCGGTCGAGCCACTCGATACGACACTATGGCTTCACATTTTTCTGCAGACGTTTGTCTTTGGCATCCTGTTTCCCACGGGCATGGTGTTGGGG ATTGTCAAAAGCCGCTGGCACGTCCCTCTCCAAGTCCTCGCGAccgccctcgccctcctcggaTACGCACTCGGCCACCTGCACAAGGGCAGACAATTCGTCTCCAACAATGTCCACGCCAGCTTCGCCAACATTTTGTTTCTTATGATGCTCGCCCAGGTCGTGCTCGGCGTCTACCTGAAGCTGCACCTCGAAAAGGGCTTCCAAGGCCGCATCCGCCCCTTCTTCCGCATCCTCCACAGCATCAACGGCAAGGCCTTCCCCCTCGCCGCCTGGGTCCAGATGGTGTTTGGCGGAATCACCGCTCTCGGCTTCTGCCAGGGCGACCATCTCGGTCAGTGTCTTGCCCACTTTATCATGGGCAGCGCCTTTATCGCCTACGGTGTTCTCTTGACTATTGTCCTTTTGGTCGGTCAACTGTGGTTGCGCCGCACCGGCCGCAGCCAGGAATTCTTCGACAGCGCCGTCATTGCCGCCTGGGGCTGCGTCAACACTTTCACCGAGCACCGGTGGGGCACGGCCTGGGTCCGCAACGATTGGCAGCACACCACCATGGGGGTCATCTGGTGGGCTGCCGGTCTGGCTGGTATTTGGCTGAGCAAGAACCGAGATGGCACGCCTAAACGCAACTTTATCCCGGGCTTTGTCTTGTTGATGACGGGCTGGGCCATGTCTGCGCACCCGCAGGAACTCATGATTAGCGCCATGACGCACAAGATGTTTGGGTATAGTCTGATGGGCGCCGGTCTGACGCGCATCATTGAGATTTCGTTTATTCTCAAGGATAAGCCGGCGGTGTCGGACCAGGGATATGAGACGCACAGTTTTCAATATGTTCCTGTTTTT CTCCTCTACGCATCCGGCTTCCTCTTCATGAGCGCCACCGAAGAACAAATGGCTCTCGTCGCCGGCTCGGGAATCGACCACGTCGCTTACGTCCTCATTATCTACTCGATGGCGTTtattctcttcctctttgtcaATATCCTCATCCATCTGTACGACCGCGGTGCCAATGCCGATGGCCTCAACAAGAATACTTCTGCGCAGCATGGAAACGGCGCAATCCGGTTGAATGGACGGGCTACTAGCACCAATCCCGTggctcagcagcagcagcagttgcGTGATGCAGGCGAGTTTGAGTTGGAGGGGTTGATgagtgatgaggaggatgatgatgaggttgcggcgaggaggaattTGTTGAAGAAtgagggggaggggttggGGGTTGCTAGTCCTGGGACgacggcggcgaggaggtaG
- a CDS encoding salicylate hydroxylase encodes MPALTQDQSLDVIIVGAGIAGLAAGISLRRAGHKVRIFERSELNNEVGAAIHVPPNANRSLVAWGLDPVENKFVTSTGIAIGSGATLQQFDFTPLGDWVPKVYGGPLYFAHRVDLHESLKKLAMGPEGPGKPVELSLGVQVVAYNPEEPSITLSSGLVKKADLVVAADGVHSIAVETILGYANKPEPQALYNGCYRFLIPAADLDADEETAWWNKNGESEGLMRIYTASKFGNRFISYPCRGGEVWNCVGMFHDDELEGATKEDWQTPVDKSHLLKSFSDFHPSLQAVLNKASEVKRWPLLYRGPVPTWTKGKMVIIGDAAHPMLPHQGQGGAQGIEDGIALGISLSGATSEDIQERLAIFEKARRHRASAIQVMSNAGVDQAERVAREVAQYVSVPLDSQAKFAEYNWGHDVVDTTIQLLRGSVDAKFELPEGFFKGKPFSPQNAPKYA; translated from the exons ATGCCTGCCCTCACTCAAGACCAGTCCCTCGATGTAATCATTGTTGGAGCGGGCATCGCAGGGCTGGCTGCCGGCATCTCGCTTCGCCGGGCGGGCCACAAGGTCCGCATCTTTGAGCGATCAGAGCTCAACAATGAGGTTGGCGCCGCCATTCATGTGCCTCCGAATGCCAACCGTTCCCTCGTGGCATGGGGCTTGGATCCTGTGGAGAACAAGTTCGTTACGTCCACCGGCATCGCCATTGGATCCGGAGCCACTCTTCAGCAGTTTGACTTCACCCCACTCGGTGACTGGGTTCCCAAGGTGTATGGCGGTCCTCTGTACTTTGCCCACCGAGTTGACTTGCATGAGTCCTTGAAGAAGCTGGCGATGGGCCCTGAGGGTCCGGGAAAGCCTGTCGAGTTGAGCTTGGGCGTGCAGGTTGTCGCTTAT AACCCAGAGGAGCCATCCATCACCCTTAGCTCAGGCCtggtgaagaaggcggaCCTTGTGGTTGCGGCAGATGGAGTCCATTCCATTGCTGTTGAGACCATCCTTGGATATGCCAACAAGCCAGAGCCTCAAGCGCTCTACAATGGATGTTACCGCTTCCTCATCCCGGCTGCTGACCTAGATGCCGACGAGGAGACTGCGTGGTGGAACAAGAATGGCGAGAGCGAGGGGCTTATGAGGATCTATACCGCTAGCAAGTTCGGCAATCGCTTCATCTCGTATCCAtgccgtggtggtgaggtCTGGAACTGTGTTGGCATGTTCCACGATGACGAGTTGGAAGGCGCCACCAAGGAGGATTGGCAGACACCTGTCGATAAGTCCCACTTGCTCAAGTCCTTTTCCGACTTCCATCCCTCCCTCCAGGCCGTACTAAA CAAAGCGAGCGAAGTAAAGCGCTGGCCTCTTCTCTATCGTGGCCCCGTGCCCACCTGGACCAAAGGGAAGATGGTCATCATCGGAGACGCAGCCCATCCCATGTTGCCgcaccaaggccaaggtgGCGCACAGGGTATTGAAGACGGCATTGCCCTTGGTATCTCGTTAAGTGGTGCCACATCTGAGGATATCCAGGAGAGGCTAGCCATCTTTGAGAAGGCCAGGAGGCACAGGGCAAGCGCTATCCAGGTGATGAGCAACGCCGGAGTGGACCAAGCTGAAAGAGTGGCTAGAGAGGTGGCACAATACGTTAGCGTTCCTCTGG ATTCCCAGGCCAAGTTCGCCGAGTACAATTGGGGCCACGATGTTGTCGACACCACAATCCAGCTGCTTCGGGGGTCCGTGGATGCCAAGTTTGAGCTTCCGGAAGGATTCTTCAAGGGGAAGCCATTCTCGCCGCAGAATGCGCCCAAGTATGCGTAG
- a CDS encoding 1-acyl-sn-glycerol-3-phosphate acyltransferase 2, translating into MGDLRQNASYPDIASGDASTNPNPDQAGLLVQPNDDALKTVQNAHPSGKEKHNRLIQILRGVSLAIFFTACSVGIVATQFLGAPLYWINRDLYYTYMALTKESFGLTITTMTQWWGPTTIRISGDGSVAGQIKKTPDGRVEFNFPERMVMIANHQIYTDWLYLWWVGYANAPRMHGYLYIILKESLKYLPIVGQGMMFYGFIFMARKMSVDQQRLAYRLGKLKTKHTHDGKQYLNPMWLLLFPEGTNCTQNGRDKSKKWADKMGIKDTEHVLLPRSTGMYFCLKELKGTVDYVYDCTVAYEGVPRGMYGDQFFTLSSTYLRGQPPKSVNFYWRRFAVDDIPLENQEEFDVWLRERWYEKDALMEQYLTTGRFPPSPATKEGGHEGHLETEVRARHPLEFLKIFSVLGWVGVMATTAVRTWGRVAQWTS; encoded by the exons atggGTGACCTCCGTCAGAATGCATCGTATCCGGACATTGCATCCGGCGATGCCTCCACGAACCCCAACCCAGACCAAGCTGGACTGCTCGTACAACCAAATGATGATGCGCTAAAAACAGTCCAGAATGCGCATCCATCGGGCAAGGAGAAGCATAACCGCTTAATACAGATTCTTAGGGGTGTTTCGCTGGCCATCTTCTTCACAGCATGTTCTGTTGG CATCGTCGCGACCCAGTTCCTCGGCGCACCACTGTACTGGATCAATCGCGACCTCTACTACACCTACATGGCCCTTACGAAAGAGTCCTTTGGCCTAACCATCACAACTATGACGCAGTGGTGGGGTCCCACGACCATTCGCATCAGCGGCGATGGCTCCGTCGCCGGCCAGATCAAAAAGACCCCCGACGGCCGTGTCGAGTTCAACTTTCCCGAGCGCATGGTCATGATCGCCAACCACCAGATATACACCGACTGGCTCTACCTCTGGTGGGTAGGCTACGCCAACGCGCCCCGCATGCAcggctacctctacatcaTCCTTAAAGAGTCGCTCAAGTACCTCCCCATTGTGGGCCAAGGCATGATGTTCTATGGGTTCATCTTCATGGCGCGCAAGATGTCGGTCGATCAGCAGCGACTGGCCTACAGACTGGGGAAGCTCAAGACCAAACATACGCATGACGGGAAACAGTATCTCAACCCCATGTGGCTCCTGTTGTTCCCCGAGGGAACCAACTGCACGCAAAACGGAAGAGACAAGTCCAAGAAGTGGGCGGATAAGATGGGAATCAAGGACACGGAGCACGTCCTCCTGCCGCGCAGTACGGGAATGTACTTTTGTCTAAAGGAGTTGAAGGGCACGGTAGACTATGTCTACGACTGCACCGTTGCCTACGAAGGCGTTCC CCGCGGCATGTACGGCGACCAATTCTTtaccctctcctccacctaCCTGCGCGGCCAACCTCCCAAATCCGTCAACTTTTACTGGCGCCGATTCGCAGTAGACGATATCCCGCTCGAAAACCAAGAGGAATTCGACGTGTGGCTGCGCGAGCGCTGGTACGAAAAGGATGCGCTGATGGAGCAGTACCTCACCACCGGCCGCTTCCCGCCTAGTCCGGCAACCAAGGAGGGAGGTCACGAGGGCCATTTGGAGACGGAGGTGCGCGCGAGACATCCGCTCGAGTTTTTGAAGATCTTCTCCGTGTTGGGCTGGGTGGGTGTTATGGCGACTACGGCAGTGCGGACGTGGGGGAGGGTGGCGCAGTGGACCTCGTGA
- a CDS encoding poly(p)/ATP NAD kinase, producing the protein MSRPFFLARDRHVHSIVAAMVPKQPPRMTVFRLPRGGVRHFSVSAARREILDIAALPDRIVPHYQQTKASSLLSLIWPQPPRNVLLMPKLHAPHVLVSAAEFAKHIYANYPGLNLVFESHVAKSIHDQLPFPIYTAAPAEATTLFANKIDLVTTMGGDGTILRAASLFSMHHQVPPILGFSMGTLGFLGEWKFQEYKRAWRECYMSGCSVSVEDLVEPHTQVAARQAANAHLTDPHKDDDTLQSPAWDTVRGNGQCMGLNRASKILLRHRLRVGIYDAQGRNINEQLLPTSTADPGDDIIYPSPVSAPGTGEITKKAPIPYLHAINEVSIDRGAHPHLAIIDIYVNNHFLTEAVADGILISTPTGSTAYSLSAGGSIVHPLVKSLLITPISPRSLSFRPLVLPLNTKVVLKLSKRNRGRELPVSIDGKRRVAVSHGMEVRVEGEQLEKTIEHGWRGGVPCVIRSSPKGDTDGIAQDDDSWVGGLNELLKFNYPFGSGEPEGQH; encoded by the coding sequence ATGTCGAGACCCTTCTTTCTGGCTCGAGATCGCCACGTCCATTCCATCGTCGCTGCCATGGTCCCCAAACAACCACCCCGGATGACCGTCTTCCGCCTTCCGCGAGGGGGAGTTCGACACTTTTCGGTCTCTGCCGCCCGTAGAGAGATCCTCGACATCGCCGCCCTGCCCGATCGCATAGTTCCGCATTACCAACAGACAAAGGCTTCTTCCCTGCTGTCGCTCATCTGGCCCCAGCCGCCGCGCAACGTCCTGCTCATGCCCAAGCTGCATGCGCCACACGTCCTCGTTTCCGCCGCCGAGTTCGCCAAACACATCTACGCCAACTACCCCGGCCTCAACCTCGTCTTCGAAAGCCATGTCGCAAAGTCCATCCACGACCAGCTGCCCTTCCCCATCTACACGGCCGCCCCAGCCGAGGCCACCACCCTCTTCGCCAACAAGATCGACCTCGTCACCACCATGGGCGGCGACGGCACCATCTTGCGCGCTGCCAGCCTCTTCTCCATGCACCACCAGGTCCCTCCCATTCTTGGGTTCAGCATGGGCACTCTCGGCTTCCTCGGCGAGTGGAAGTTTCAGGAATACAAGCGCGCCTGGCGCGAGTGCTACATGAGCGGCTGCTCCGTCTCGGTCGAGGACCTGGTGGAACCACACACGCAAGTCGCCGCCCGCCAGGCCGCCAACGCCCACTTGACCGATCCCCACAAGGACGACGACACCTTGCAATCTCCCGCCTGGGACACCGTCCGTGGCAATGGCCAATGTATGGGCCTGAATCGCGCCTCCAAGATCCTCCTGCGCCACCGCTTGCGCGTAGGCATATACGACGCCCAAGGCCGGAATATCAATGAACAGCTCCTCCCGACATCCACAGCCGATCCGGGGGACGACATCATCTATCCTAGCCCTGTTTCTGCCCCAGGCACTGGAGAAATCACCAAAAAGGCCCCGATCCCCTACCTCCATGCCATCAACGAAGTGTCCATCGACCGTGGCGCCCATCCCCACCTCGCAATAATCGACATATACGTCAACAACCACTTCCTGACCGAAGCCGTAGCCGATGGTATCCTCATCTCGACGCCTACAGGATCCACTGCCTACTCGTTATCAGCAGGCGGGAGCATAGTCCACCCATTAGTAAAATCCCTGCTTATCACCCCCATCAGCCCGCGCTCGCTCTCTTTCCGGCCTTTGGTTTTACCGTTAAACACCAAGGTCGTCCTGAAACTCAGCAAGAGAAACAGAGGGCGAGAGTTACCCGTAAGCATAGATGGCAAGCGCCGGGTGGCAGTTAGTCACGGAATGGAAGTCCGTGTGGAAGGAGAACAGCTTGAGAAGACGATTGAGCACGGCTGGCGGGGTGGCGTACCGTGCGTTATACGGTCCAGTCCCAAAGGCGATACAGATGGGATTGCGCAGGATGACGATTCTTGGGTGGGCGGGTTGAATGAGTTGTTGAAGTTCAATTATCCTTTTGGCAGTGGTGAGCCGGAGGGGCAGCATTGA